CCATGCCTTTCTAATTAGTCATAGTTAAAACTAACAAtttgtctttttcttttgtatagATAATGCTGAGATCTTTAGGGAGATGCTAAATATAAATCTTAGGGACCAGTTGTATTTATAAACCCATGTTACACAAGGAACGTCTTCCAAATTATCCTTAACACCATATGTGTAGAACCATATTTTCAACAACATACCAATCCATAAAAAAGGTCTGTTAAACAAGTAACAAGTGTTACTATTTTAGTGAAATAAACATGTCCAATACAGTTTTGAATTTTATTCTTAAGAAATGATCAAAAGGAAGTTTCTTTTTACATATCTTTGGAGAAAGATGTAAAAGGATATATTTTGATTGGAAATGATTTCGCAAGATTTCAAGGTagcaaataataattaaaagaacTTACAAACTTCaacaattttaattcttttacttGCATTACCATGTGGATTGGTAGCAATACATAAATATTCACCAAAATCAGATTTTACTGCAGATTTCACTTCATAAACTGCGGTTACAATACCATCTTTTTTCGTTGAATTTGTATCCATAACCGTTCCATTTTTACTGAATGTTACCTTAGGGTCTGGATTGCTTGTTGCTGAACATTCAATGACAAACTTTAACCCAACTGCAGATTTGAGTGTCGCCGTTGTTGCATCTTTATCTATAGCAGGACGAGCTAAAAACAGCAAAACagataattaaaaacaaaacaaaaaaaaacataaaaaattaaaatctacaAAAGAATTCTAGATAAGATTTAGGATTCATAGAGGACAGAAAGAAAGAAGCTTTACTTAAAACATCCATTTCCATCGACTTGGTAACAGCCATTGATGCCCCCTTTGCAGTAGTAGCACCATTATCTGCAGTACACATGTATTTTCCTTTATCAGAAACAGCAACACGGTTGATTGTTAACACAGCTCTTCCTTTCCCAGactatattaacaaaaatcaaaattaaggGTGATATATAATCTTATCTCTTAACAAATATTAGAGTGTCAAGGTCTGAGTCAGATATATAAAACTGAAAAATTAATGTAACAAAAAATGGTCTTCTACTTTGTTGGTTAACatgtcaaaaaaacaaacaaaactcatAGCCTTGATTCATCACAAAATGGAATAGTGAATGCAGAGATTAAAATAGCGGCCGGTCAACGGTCACTGAGCACCGAATTTTGTTAATTGATCGTCAGAATTATGTTACGAGCGGTCAGACtgactaaaaaaatattatttatctaCCATTAAGAATAAATAATAATCAAATATCCTGCTTTACATTTATTTTCCATTGATTCATATacatttcttttgatttttCGTCTTTTGTTttagtgtagctagctagctaaaatgcTGCTATTGGGACTACAAATGAAAGGCTTCGCCGTTAGccgtttgttattttttgataGAGAGAAAAGAATGAACCTCATACCCTgggcttttttaattttcttacatCTGGATATATTAAATTTCGGGATTGAAAACGTTAAGCAAAGAATCGCATGTATTTtttgacaacaacaaaatttgatTTAACTGGCCATTTTGAATCTCCGATGTTCAGTTTGACTGGCAatggtaaaatatttatttcaggCGCTGAATTTATAGAAGTGAagttttaaaattgataatactAAAACCAGTGTAATCACTTACTGCTGCTTTGGCACTAGATGCTTTTGTAATGGATACAGTTGGAACCGGGCGACCAGTTGCTTCACATGAGATATTTACTGGGGTATCTATTACTTGAGATGTGTCATTAAAAACTGAGGAGATAGCAGCAGGAgctaaatgaaagaaaacaTCATACTTGATTAAGtgtaattaaactgatttttttctaaaaagtttTTCTGGTTATTAGAAACAAtagtttttataataataaactaCACTCCACAAAATAATTAACATCTGCTTAAAGTTTAGGTTGCAGGCCTTGAATTTTAAGTATCCCTGGAAACAAGATTTTAGTTCATTCTTTTATCACAGACAAAAACAGTCATTTTTCCATATCACAAGAAGAACAGGTCCTGACAAAAATCATTACTAATGTACATTATTTCATTGGTTCAGGAGCTGCAAAATTCTGGGTACCCAACTTGAATGAGAATACATGGTACTgctacaatgaaaaaaaaagattaaaaaaaaatcaaacaggAGTTATCAGATCTTAATATCCCCATCAATATGGTAACGTCCTAGAAGTGAAACTTTATTCTTTGAGGACAATTGTTATTAAAGTAACAGAAACTTGGTTTCCAGACAAAAGTGCCTGTAGAATCTGTGTGTATTATAAAACAattgttaaaatgaaattttaaggGCTTTGCTGGTAAGAACATAATTATTCAAGTTAGTGCAAGAAGCCAGGTGAAAAAATTGATATGTATGAACTTACTTATAACTTGAGTAATAACAACTGTCACAGATCCTTCACCGAAGTCATTTGTGATAGAACATGTGTAATTTCCTTCATTGTCACGTGTGACAGAAGTGAGATTCAAACCAGACACTTGCACTTCATCTGTAAGTTCTTTGTCACCATCTTTGCCAGAGAATGTCCACTTTGAAAGACCACTTGCATCATTCCAAGTACATGGAATAAAAAGGTCTTGATATTCTGTGCTGGTGTATGTTTCTTTTGGAGAGTCTTTGATGGTTGGCACATCTTAAAATCATCAAACAAAGATTTGCAGCCAATCGTACATTACACATTTTGTGAGATACATCAAGCGTTAACATTAATGGAaggaaaagttttatttttagaaattattgCTAATAGCTTTTGTTAAATTCCCTGATACAGATacgagaaaaataaaaagaacgaAAGAAGTTATTTGCAGGTAAGGCAACAGAAcaattaatttaataaaaattaccAAATTGATATTATTTTGTTAAGGCCTGAATAGACGGAACAATTTTGTAgatcaattttcaaaaaatattatttgtcaGAATATCGTTGAAAAAAATACCTCCTGTAAAAATTTTAGGTCAATAATTATTCAATTCTTAAATTGATTTATTACTTTTGTATACATACACACTACAATATAAAGAACAATGtgaatttaatttatcataAAATCAGGCAAGAGTGACAAcgaaaatgaaacaattttgTGCTCTGTAATCTTTTCAAGCAGTTTTTCACATGAAATAAATGTTGGCAGATCTTGATACGATCTAAACGTACTTAATAAACTCTCTTTTATGTGcacaaaaagatttaaaatgaaCGAAATACTGAGTGTGAGTTTCAAAAAACGTGAGCAGCTGGTGGCTACCTTTGAAATAATATTgctctgacaaaaaattgaataaaatcaaaccaGTTTGGTATTATCgttcaattatttttcattgaTATATACACAACAATTTTTAAGACTAATTTTActtgaatattttaattttaaaatttatctgCAAAATTGTTCGGTCTATTCAAGCCTTTGGGTTGAAGGATAATATGACTAAtatcaatataaaaataaaattaataaaggtTGGTAATACCAATCTactatgtaaacaaaaacatttacaaaaatcaaaaaccatggtttttattctaaaattattatttaaaagttaacctTACTTCCAACTCCGACAGATGTGTTTTGCCTTGGTTCTCCATGAGCTTCCGTAGGTGCACCAACAGTATATAAACCACCATCTTCAGCAGTGACCTTTTTAATAATAAGCGACCCCCTGACATCAATTTTGTAACGCTCAGATCCTAAAACTGTTGCTACCATATTGCCTTCTTTATCAAGAGATGCGATAAGAGTGGCAGCAACATCATTGTACTTGTACCAATTAATTTTTGTTCGGGGCATCATGAACACTTCAGCATTGACAGTACCCTCCCTACCAATCGTCAACTTTTGAAATTGTGCTATTGATGGTATTGTtgctagaaataaaaaaaatatattattgcttttcaattAAGAACAGAGTTTTTAAGTCCTGTTGCTGCCGCTTTAAATTTGACTGCAGTCAGCTCCAAATGTCATTTCAGCCATTATCACCAAGGGTCTTGAATAAAATGGTACCTTGGTATCCTTtttgtaagaatttatacaTGTTGTGACAAGACTGGAAAATTCTCAGAAAATGCTTTTTAAAGATATCCATTGAGAGAAATTGATTTAAAGGGAACCCGTGGCATAAAATAATGTTGgccttatattatagagcttaaaaagttgaagtctttttgaattttttaaaaagtatttttcgttttaagatattcacatttaaagaatttcagatttaatgttgcataaattatgatgtcatattgaagtatttgcaaattttgacattttctgtcatcagtaattttagatctGTTAATGGATGtgaattcaaactttatcaatgcatagatattttaGAGGTGAATTAATTAACATAAAGTTTTTGCCAAAATGTGAGtaaatatatacaagtttaGTCAGAAAATgttattgcaaaccaagttaCAGATCTCAAATTATTGGGTCACTGGATAAAATCTAAAATGATTATTACTCCCAGGATGCGTGTTTATTCGGTTTCTTAGAAAAGTATAATCATCGGGATTTTGAAAGCAACAAATTATACAATCATTATAATTGTTGCTTTCaattaaaatgttatttaaatTGAGTAAAACATAAAAAGATTCTTTGGCATTAACGGAATATTATTTTCAGTAATAATTTTCATGATCCTTGGTAATGTTATCATTACTAGCTGCCGTTCAAAATTCCATAATTTAATTTCaatataaatattgtttgttCATTCATATGACTACTAGTGGAACAAGTAGTCATAAATATTGTTTGTTAGTCACAGAATTAAATTAATGACTCGTGACTTGACTAAAACTGGTTGATATCTGTGTGGAAATTCCAGGCTGTTATAACATGCTCCAGCTTGTACGGTATCATATCTCTCGCTCTGCTTATGTTCATCGGCTGAGATCACAATACAACATGGCGCTGCGAGTAGGATAAACACAAACGAACAAAAGAACAACAGAACTACAGAATCCAACAATACCTTCGACatcaagtgttttgaacacaaaAAACCCATTTTGGATCTATCCGTAGACAGATATGCAGTCTTTAAAATGTGGAAATCACGATGGGAGGACTTTACGTTAAGAAAGAAATAACTAGCCGAACTAAATCTAACCCTCCAAAAAACGGAGGACATATGTTGTGCTCATGAGAAAGCTACATAAGGTGTGGAGTCCATGAAAACAAAGGCATCCACTGAGCAGGTGGATTATATAAAACACACACACCCAACACATTACCCAGTAAAATCACCATACCAAACCCGCCAGAAAAATGACAAAAGGCCAAATGGGAACATATGTAAGTTCTGTCTTAGGAAGCACCCTAAAAGAAGGGACAACTGTCCGGCATGGGGGAGGAAGTGTGCGGTTTCCGGCCTTAAAAACCACTTTAAGGACAGCGAAATATGTAAACGCAAAAACATTAATGATATAGAAGAGAAATTACCAGTTGGAGCATTGTTCTTAGGTGCAGTGCAGGACAAAGAAAATGACTGTAACCAGCCAACACTGATATCGTGGGAAGTCGATATCCAAACTGCAACCAACGACCACATTTGTTTTAAACAATGGCTCTGGACAGAAGAACACACCACATCGTTCAAGGAAGTTGAACAACTTTTGACTTCACCACCAACATTAAAACCTTACAGCCAAATAAGCTGACCAAATTACAAGTTGATGCCAGCAAACTTCATGGGATGACTGTCATATTGTACCAGCAACATGATAACGATTGGCACACAGTTACATGCGCATCAAGATATTTAACCAACACTGAGAAACGTTACTTTCCGATAGAACTTGAAATGCAAGCAGTTACATGGGTTGCGAGAAAATGAACATATACTTGCAAGGATTACCCGATTTCATAGTCCAGACCTACAACAAACCCCTCATCCTTATCATAATCCACAAACAACTGGTTGACCTCTCACCAAGAATCCAAGCATGCCCATGAAACAACTCAAATACAAATTCACAACTGAATATGTAAAAGGAACAACTCTATGTGATGCAGACACACTGTCTCGAGCACCAACAGAAACGGCATCGAAAAAGATGTACAAACCAACACTGATACCACCTCCCATATCTCATCAATCATCGGAACAATGCCAGCAACAACTGAAAAACTTGAAGAGATTCGCCATCATACTGCCACAGATGAATCATTGCAGCTTCTTCAACAAACAATAACAGACAGATGGCCCTTAACAAGAACAGAATGTCATGAACTTGTGAAACCGTACTGGGACAGCCGTTTTGATCTTACAGCTGTCTATGGTTTATTACTTAAAGGAAACCGCATAGTCATTCCACAAATTACACAGTGACATCCTCCGAAGAATCCACACAGGTCACTTTGGCATGGAAAGATCAAAAGAGCATGTCAAAGCTGCTACTGGCCAGGAATTAATGGCCAAATAGAGCAAATGGTAAGCAGATGCGAGACTTGCTTACGCTTCACTGCTGCAAAACAACATCATGAATTGCAGCCACCACCAATGCCAACAAAACCATGGGAAAAAATTGGAACTGACATTTCACCTACTTGTAAAACATATATAGTGATCACAGACTACCTTACTCTGTATCAAGTGTACTTACTACATACTCCAACAGTCTCTATTGTACTCCTACAGAAGTAGTATCAGACAATGGTCCACAATTCAAAACGAGATACTTCAACAAATTTGCGAAAGATTGGGAATTCAAATACACTACGTCAATTCCACACTACCCTCGCTCAAACGGACCAGCGGAGTCATCTGCTAAGACAGTCAA
Above is a window of Hydractinia symbiolongicarpus strain clone_291-10 chromosome 3, HSymV2.1, whole genome shotgun sequence DNA encoding:
- the LOC130636246 gene encoding neural cell adhesion molecule 1-like isoform X2, translated to MHMAQRFVLCFLASLLCGAYAAKWTSRFKYYSPTYGKNLEMRCESTGEFSGFYFKKDGSKIETTESITVSSSGTVHTLTFKSIKEEDFGKYICRDSAGDDEAELEIIATIPSIAQFQKLTIGREGTVNAEVFMMPRTKINWYKYNDVAATLIASLDKEGNMVATVLGSERYKIDVRGSLIIKKVTAEDGGLYTVGAPTEAHGEPRQNTSVGVGNVPTIKDSPKETYTSTEYQDLFIPCTWNDASGLSKWTFSGKDGDKELTDEVQVSGLNLTSVTRDNEGNYTCSITNDFGEGSVTVVITQVITPAAISSVFNDTSQVIDTPVNISCEATGRPVPTVSITKASSAKAASGKGRAVLTINRVAVSDKGKYMCTADNGATTAKGASMAVTKSMEMDVLTRPAIDKDATTATLKSAVGLKFVIECSATSNPDPKVTFSKNGTVMDTNSTKKDGIVTAVYEVKSAVKSDFGEYLCIATNPHGNASKRIKIVEVFKPIAVTGFDAVSLNAHSIEIKWVAPSNIKNPGILLYKLDYCAMVNTSGVITKECYSNNYESRDSAYELKGLKPNTLYLITVTATNQGVVGEATNYTIRTPAAPTVAPSPVEKKDGGLGNAAVAGIIICIILVILVVVDLFCCFFNNCGFSHCCFETFCATKGKKYAPADRDEEEMEEMKPKTQETV
- the LOC130636246 gene encoding neural cell adhesion molecule 1-A-like isoform X1; translation: MHMAQRFVLCFLASLLCGAYAAKWTSRFKYYSPTYGKNLEMRCESTGEFSGFYFKKDGSKIETTESITVSSSGTVHTLTFKSIKEEDFGKYICRDSAGDDEAELEIIATIPSIAQFQKLTIGREGTVNAEVFMMPRTKINWYKYNDVAATLIASLDKEGNMVATVLGSERYKIDVRGSLIIKKVTAEDGGLYTVGAPTEAHGEPRQNTSVGVGNVPTIKDSPKETYTSTEYQDLFIPCTWNDASGLSKWTFSGKDGDKELTDEVQVSGLNLTSVTRDNEGNYTCSITNDFGEGSVTVVITQVITPAAISSVFNDTSQVIDTPVNISCEATGRPVPTVSITKASSAKAASGKGRAVLTINRVAVSDKGKYMCTADNGATTAKGASMAVTKSMEMDVLTRPAIDKDATTATLKSAVGLKFVIECSATSNPDPKVTFSKNGTVMDTNSTKKDGIVTAVYEVKSAVKSDFGEYLCIATNPHGNASKRIKIVEVLKLEAPTALSQDGESGLKYIDLTWKPVKGAEKYVIYVNNTKTMETTKTAATIKNLRRSTYYSLTVATVNMAGEGNASKPEIFRTSDIIKPIAVTGFDAVSLNAHSIEIKWVAPSNIKNPGILLYKLDYCAMVNTSGVITKECYSNNYESRDSAYELKGLKPNTLYLITVTATNQGVVGEATNYTIRTPAAPTVAPSPVEKKDGGLGNAAVAGIIICIILVILVVVDLFCCFFNNCGFSHCCFETFCATKGKKYAPADRDEEEMEEMKPKTQETV